Proteins found in one Flavobacterium channae genomic segment:
- a CDS encoding geranylgeranylglycerol-phosphate geranylgeranyltransferase, with protein MKYLKLIRYQNLLMLAFMQLVFRYLLLKQSYVDLALTDFNYILLVIATICIAAGGYVINNIMDQDTDEIAKPQNRVVGVSISETVAYNWYIGLTIVGVGIGFYLSNVIYKPTFASMFILVATLLYMYATSFKQIPVLGNVVVALMLSTSIVIIGLFDILPAIDIDNRFRMKEAFGILTHYAIFAFIINLIREIVKDLEDIDGDYQSGINTLPIAIGIKKTKIIVGVLTVISIALLAYYVNANFFELDYVVYYAMVLIVGPLIYFGVKLLNAATKKEFHHLSLVLKIILFFGILSVAVIVYNLKLINA; from the coding sequence ATGAAATACTTAAAATTAATTCGATACCAAAATTTATTGATGCTTGCTTTTATGCAATTGGTTTTTCGTTATTTACTTTTAAAACAATCTTATGTTGATTTAGCCTTAACCGATTTTAATTACATTTTACTAGTTATTGCAACGATTTGTATTGCCGCTGGTGGTTATGTAATTAATAATATTATGGATCAGGACACCGATGAAATTGCAAAACCGCAAAATCGTGTGGTTGGTGTTTCAATCTCAGAAACGGTGGCGTATAATTGGTACATTGGGTTAACCATTGTTGGTGTTGGAATTGGGTTTTATCTTTCTAATGTCATTTACAAACCTACTTTTGCTTCGATGTTTATTTTAGTAGCGACTTTACTTTACATGTATGCAACAAGTTTTAAACAAATTCCGGTTTTAGGAAATGTTGTGGTAGCTTTAATGCTATCTACAAGTATTGTAATTATTGGTTTGTTTGATATTTTACCTGCAATAGATATTGATAATCGATTCCGAATGAAAGAGGCTTTTGGTATTTTAACTCACTATGCCATTTTTGCCTTTATCATTAATTTAATTCGCGAAATTGTAAAAGATTTAGAAGATATAGATGGCGATTATCAATCAGGAATTAACACCTTACCTATTGCCATTGGAATTAAAAAAACCAAAATAATTGTTGGCGTTTTAACGGTAATTTCAATTGCTTTATTAGCCTATTACGTAAATGCTAACTTTTTTGAATTGGATTATGTGGTGTATTATGCAATGGTTTTAATTGTTGGTCCTCTGATTTATTTTGGAGTAAAATTATTAAATGCGGCAACTAAGAAAGAATTTCATCATTTGAGTTTGGTTTTAAAAATTATCTTGTTTTTTGGTATATTATCAGTTGCAGTAATCGTTTACAATTTAAAATTGATCAATGCTTAA
- the pheT gene encoding phenylalanine--tRNA ligase subunit beta has product MRISYNWLKQFIKTDLKSEEIADILTDLGLEVEGVDKYESLKGGLQGVVVGHVLTCEKHPDADKLKITTVDLGDGNAPVQIVCGAPNVAAGQKVPVATIGTKLFDKEGNAFEIKKGKIRGQESHGMICAEDELGLGESHDGIMILAEDLKPGTLASKVFQIENDEVFEIGLTPNRADAMSHMGVARDLRAGLLQKGTSSELITPSVSKFKVEKRTLKIDVKVENEKLAPRYCGVTISGIEVKPSPSWLQNRLKAIGLTPKNNVVDVTNYVLHELGQPLHAFDAAQIKGSKVIVKTVPAGTKFVTLDDIERTLHEEDLMICDENGPMCIAGVFGGKSSGVSESTQAIFLESAYFNPVSVRKTAKRHTLSTDASFRFERGIDPSITEYALKRAALLIQEVAGGEITSDIIDIYPKKIEDFSVFIHFNKVNKIIGEDIKPETIKKILASLDIKVNSITEAGLGLTIPSYRVDVTREIDVIEEILRVYGYNNIKIPSKVNATTAYSSRTEEFKVQNIIANQLCSLGFNEMMANSLTTPDYVKLSENLKEEFNVMMLNPLSSDLSAMRQSLLFSGLEAVSFNINRKRSDLKFFEFGKSYHKLPGGYDENKHLTLLVTGNRQNESWTNPQSKSDFFLFKGYINTVLSRLGLDKKVTSLPFENDVFAEGLALAVGKEIIVEFGTVKKSVLKHFDIKQEVLYADFAWDKIQKYVSNKIKFTDIPKYPEVRRDLALLLDESVAFEQIYTIAKLTEKGLIKDVNLFDVYQGKNLPEGKKSYAVSFILQDNSKTLTDTQIDKIMSKLQSNFESQLGASLR; this is encoded by the coding sequence ATGCGTATATCTTACAATTGGTTAAAACAGTTCATTAAAACCGATTTAAAATCTGAAGAAATTGCTGACATCCTTACCGATTTAGGTTTAGAAGTTGAAGGTGTAGATAAATATGAAAGCTTAAAAGGTGGTTTACAAGGAGTTGTTGTTGGACATGTACTTACATGCGAAAAACATCCTGATGCCGATAAATTAAAAATCACTACAGTTGATTTAGGAGATGGAAACGCTCCTGTTCAAATTGTTTGTGGTGCTCCAAATGTAGCAGCTGGACAAAAAGTTCCTGTAGCAACGATTGGTACAAAACTTTTTGACAAAGAAGGAAACGCATTCGAAATTAAAAAAGGAAAAATTCGCGGTCAAGAAAGTCACGGAATGATTTGTGCTGAAGACGAATTAGGTCTTGGGGAAAGTCATGACGGAATTATGATTTTGGCTGAAGATTTAAAACCAGGAACTTTAGCTTCAAAAGTATTCCAAATTGAAAACGACGAAGTATTCGAAATTGGTTTAACACCAAATCGTGCTGATGCTATGTCTCATATGGGTGTAGCTCGCGATTTACGTGCAGGATTATTACAAAAAGGAACTTCTTCGGAATTAATTACGCCATCGGTAAGTAAATTTAAAGTAGAAAAACGTACTTTAAAAATCGATGTAAAAGTTGAAAACGAAAAATTAGCGCCAAGATATTGCGGTGTAACTATTTCAGGAATTGAAGTAAAACCTTCACCTTCTTGGTTACAAAACCGTTTAAAAGCCATTGGATTAACTCCAAAAAATAACGTAGTTGACGTTACAAATTATGTTTTACACGAATTAGGACAACCTTTACACGCTTTTGATGCGGCTCAAATTAAAGGAAGCAAAGTAATTGTAAAAACAGTTCCTGCAGGTACTAAATTTGTAACATTAGATGATATTGAACGTACGCTTCATGAAGAAGATTTAATGATTTGCGATGAAAATGGTCCAATGTGTATTGCGGGTGTTTTCGGAGGGAAATCTTCAGGAGTTTCTGAAAGTACACAAGCTATTTTCTTGGAAAGTGCTTATTTTAATCCGGTTTCTGTTAGAAAAACAGCAAAAAGACATACGTTAAGTACTGATGCTTCTTTCCGTTTTGAAAGAGGTATCGATCCAAGTATTACCGAATATGCTTTAAAACGTGCGGCTTTATTGATTCAAGAAGTGGCAGGTGGTGAAATTACCTCGGATATTATAGATATTTATCCTAAAAAGATTGAAGATTTTAGTGTTTTCATTCATTTTAATAAGGTGAATAAAATCATTGGAGAAGATATTAAACCAGAAACGATTAAAAAGATTTTGGCTTCTTTAGATATCAAAGTTAATAGCATTACCGAAGCTGGTTTAGGTTTAACTATTCCTTCTTACCGTGTTGATGTTACTCGTGAAATTGATGTTATTGAAGAAATTTTACGTGTTTACGGTTATAACAACATTAAAATTCCATCAAAAGTAAATGCTACAACAGCTTATTCTTCTAGAACAGAAGAGTTTAAAGTTCAAAATATTATTGCTAACCAATTGTGTTCGTTAGGATTTAACGAAATGATGGCGAATTCTTTAACAACCCCAGATTACGTTAAACTTTCTGAGAATTTAAAAGAAGAATTCAATGTAATGATGTTAAATCCATTAAGTAGTGATTTGTCTGCAATGCGTCAGTCATTATTATTTTCTGGATTAGAAGCTGTTTCTTTTAACATCAACAGAAAAAGAAGCGATTTAAAATTCTTTGAATTCGGAAAAAGCTACCACAAATTACCTGGCGGTTACGATGAAAACAAACACTTAACCCTTTTAGTAACTGGAAATCGTCAAAACGAAAGTTGGACAAATCCACAATCAAAATCAGACTTTTTCTTATTCAAAGGTTATATCAACACTGTTTTAAGTCGTTTAGGATTAGACAAAAAAGTAACTTCTTTACCGTTTGAAAATGATGTATTTGCAGAAGGATTAGCTTTAGCGGTTGGAAAAGAAATCATTGTAGAATTTGGTACCGTTAAAAAATCGGTTTTAAAACATTTCGACATCAAACAAGAAGTGTTATATGCAGATTTTGCTTGGGATAAAATTCAGAAATACGTTTCAAACAAAATTAAATTTACTGATATCCCTAAATATCCTGAAGTTCGTAGAGATTTAGCATTATTATTAGACGAAAGTGTAGCTTTTGAGCAAATCTATACGATTGCAAAACTAACAGAAAAAGGCTTAATAAAAGACGTGAATTTGTTTGACGTTTATCAAGGGAAAAACTTACCAGAAGGAAAAAAATCGTATGCTGTAAGTTTCATTCTTCAAGATAACTCTAAAACATTAACGGATACTCAAATTGATAAAATTATGAGTAAACTTCAAAGTAATTTTGAAAGTCAGTTAGGAGCGAGCTTGAGATAG
- a CDS encoding PIG-L family deacetylase yields MSRRITSIFILFISLTIFGQAPQKPNAVEIYEQVQKLNFLGKVLYVAAHPDDENTKLITYFSNHYHAQTAYLSLTRGDGGQNLIGTELREKLGAIRTQELLAARRIDGGEQFFTRANDFGFSKEPNETFSIWNKNQVLEDVIQAIETFRPDIVVNRFAHNTPGTTHGHHTASAMLSLEAYDLVKYKPKRVFFNTSWWFYGSQEAFDAADKSKLLAINSNVYYPLKGKSNNEIAALSRSQHKCQGFGTLGTRGDETEYLELLRGDLPSNTNLFEGIDTSWNRVKGGAEIGKILIAIEKNFNFSNPSTHIPDLIKAYELIQKLEDSHWKEIKSKQIIKIIEACSGLYLEAVADTETTTKESKFNLNIEVINRSQSNVKLIGVNAVNIQNEAKNVVLKNNERLNFQFKEVSVGKNVDYSNLFWLKEKQTEGMYTVSDKSIRILPEITTNFPVIFTVEIEGKTLEIVKNICYKFNNPDDGETYVPFTVLPTFTTTIEPKVLILNSTQAKEITVVVKAHKANASGKLSLDIPTDWKVSPTEIPFEIATKNEDKKFTFTLYPTKKEITTKVTAKVTSNNEVLDKELITIQYPHIPKQTILVTSEAKIVKLDIETKGKNIGYIIGAGDEVNKSLENLGFTVTTINPNEITDDNLKKFDAILLGIRAFNVVDELKYKNKTLFNYVANGGNLIVQYNTTNNLVTKEIAPYELVLSRDRVTNENAKITFLNPTHKVLNQPNKITEKDFQGWVQEQGLYYPNKWSNEFIPILASNDEGETSKTGGLVIAKHGKGNYIYTGLSFFRELPEGVSGAFRLLANIIALDK; encoded by the coding sequence ATGAGCAGAAGAATTACTTCAATCTTTATACTATTTATTTCACTAACCATATTCGGACAAGCGCCTCAAAAACCAAATGCTGTTGAAATTTACGAGCAAGTTCAAAAGTTAAATTTTCTAGGAAAAGTATTGTATGTTGCGGCACATCCTGATGATGAAAATACAAAACTTATAACTTATTTTTCAAATCATTATCATGCACAAACTGCTTATTTATCGTTAACTCGTGGTGATGGTGGTCAAAACTTAATAGGAACTGAATTAAGAGAAAAATTAGGCGCAATAAGAACACAAGAACTTTTAGCTGCACGTAGAATTGATGGTGGTGAACAGTTCTTTACAAGAGCTAATGATTTTGGTTTCTCAAAAGAACCTAATGAAACTTTTTCCATTTGGAATAAAAATCAAGTTTTAGAAGATGTTATTCAGGCTATTGAAACATTTCGACCAGATATCGTTGTAAATCGTTTTGCACACAATACACCTGGAACAACTCACGGACATCATACTGCTTCGGCAATGTTGAGTTTGGAAGCTTATGATTTAGTTAAATACAAACCAAAACGTGTGTTTTTTAATACTTCTTGGTGGTTTTACGGAAGTCAAGAAGCATTTGATGCTGCTGATAAATCGAAATTATTAGCTATAAATTCGAATGTTTATTATCCGTTAAAAGGAAAAAGTAATAACGAAATTGCCGCTTTAAGTAGAAGTCAACACAAATGTCAAGGTTTTGGAACTCTAGGAACACGTGGTGATGAAACCGAATATTTGGAACTTTTAAGAGGAGATTTACCAAGCAACACGAATCTTTTTGAAGGCATTGATACATCATGGAATCGTGTAAAAGGTGGTGCTGAAATTGGAAAAATTCTTATTGCAATTGAAAAAAACTTCAATTTTAGCAATCCATCAACTCATATTCCTGATTTAATTAAAGCTTACGAATTAATTCAAAAATTAGAAGACTCACATTGGAAAGAAATCAAATCAAAACAAATCATCAAAATTATTGAAGCTTGTAGTGGTTTATATTTAGAAGCTGTTGCAGATACAGAAACGACTACTAAAGAAAGTAAATTCAATCTTAATATTGAAGTAATCAACAGAAGTCAATCTAATGTAAAATTGATTGGAGTAAATGCTGTTAACATTCAAAATGAAGCTAAAAATGTCGTTTTGAAAAATAACGAGCGACTAAATTTTCAATTTAAAGAAGTATCAGTTGGCAAGAATGTTGATTATTCGAACCTGTTTTGGTTAAAAGAAAAGCAAACCGAAGGTATGTATACAGTTTCGGATAAATCAATCAGAATATTACCTGAAATCACAACGAATTTCCCAGTAATTTTCACTGTTGAAATTGAAGGCAAAACACTAGAAATTGTAAAAAACATTTGTTACAAATTCAACAATCCTGATGATGGCGAAACATATGTTCCTTTTACTGTTCTACCAACATTTACAACTACAATTGAACCAAAAGTATTGATTCTTAACTCAACACAAGCAAAAGAAATAACGGTTGTTGTAAAAGCACACAAAGCAAATGCTTCTGGAAAATTATCTTTGGATATTCCGACAGATTGGAAAGTGAGTCCAACAGAAATTCCATTTGAAATTGCCACTAAAAATGAAGATAAGAAGTTCACTTTTACCTTATATCCTACTAAAAAAGAAATAACAACTAAAGTAACTGCCAAAGTAACTTCAAACAATGAAGTATTAGACAAAGAACTAATTACTATTCAATATCCTCATATTCCTAAACAAACTATTTTAGTTACTTCTGAAGCTAAAATTGTAAAATTAGATATCGAAACCAAAGGGAAAAATATTGGTTACATAATTGGCGCTGGAGACGAAGTAAATAAGAGTTTAGAAAATTTAGGATTTACAGTTACTACTATTAATCCAAATGAAATTACAGATGATAACTTAAAAAAGTTTGATGCTATTCTTCTAGGAATTAGAGCATTTAATGTGGTAGACGAATTAAAATACAAAAACAAAACCTTATTCAATTATGTAGCAAATGGCGGAAATTTGATTGTACAATACAATACAACAAATAATTTGGTTACTAAAGAAATTGCGCCTTACGAATTAGTGCTTTCAAGAGATCGTGTTACAAATGAAAATGCAAAGATTACTTTTTTAAATCCAACACATAAAGTACTGAATCAACCAAATAAAATAACGGAAAAAGACTTCCAAGGTTGGGTTCAAGAGCAAGGTTTGTACTATCCAAATAAGTGGAGTAATGAATTTATTCCTATTTTAGCCTCAAATGATGAAGGAGAAACATCTAAAACTGGAGGTTTAGTAATTGCTAAACATGGAAAAGGAAATTATATTTACACTGGTTTAAGCTTTTTTAGAGAATTGCCAGAAGGCGTTAGTGGTGCATTTAGATTATTAGCAAACATAATAGCATTAGATAAATAG
- a CDS encoding Rossmann-like and DUF2520 domain-containing protein, giving the protein MIKVVLIGSGNVAQHLIQVLLQSKEVDLVQAFARNPSHLSHLLPSTKITSDYQKITEADLYIISVTDNAIAEVSSQLPFENRLVVHTSGSSNISVLNEKNRKGVFYPLQTFTKGKDIDFTPIPICLEAENEADYELLEKLGNCISQKVVHISSEQRKSLHVAAVFVCNFVNHLYQIGNEICEENNVPFEVLHPLIQETAHKITELSPREAQTGPALRNDTKTIEKHLDFLENQEYKNLYQLLTQSIQHVKKL; this is encoded by the coding sequence ATGATAAAAGTCGTACTTATTGGTTCAGGTAATGTTGCACAACACTTAATTCAGGTGCTGTTACAAAGTAAAGAAGTGGATTTGGTACAAGCATTTGCTCGTAATCCAAGTCATTTATCGCATTTACTTCCTTCAACTAAAATCACATCAGATTATCAAAAAATAACGGAAGCGGATTTGTATATAATTTCGGTTACAGATAATGCTATTGCGGAAGTTTCGTCACAATTACCATTTGAAAATCGTTTGGTCGTGCATACTTCGGGTTCGTCAAATATTTCCGTTTTAAATGAGAAGAATAGAAAAGGTGTTTTTTATCCGTTACAAACCTTCACTAAAGGAAAAGATATCGACTTTACTCCTATTCCTATTTGCTTGGAAGCTGAAAATGAGGCCGATTATGAACTATTAGAAAAATTAGGCAATTGCATATCACAAAAGGTAGTTCACATTTCATCGGAACAACGAAAAAGTTTGCATGTAGCCGCTGTTTTTGTTTGTAATTTTGTAAATCATTTGTACCAAATTGGCAATGAAATTTGCGAAGAAAACAATGTTCCTTTTGAAGTATTACATCCTTTAATTCAGGAAACAGCACACAAAATCACAGAACTTTCGCCTAGAGAAGCACAAACGGGACCAGCTTTGCGAAATGACACCAAAACCATTGAAAAACATTTGGATTTCTTAGAAAATCAAGAATATAAAAACCTATATCAATTACTTACACAATCGATACAACATGTCAAAAAGTTATAA
- a CDS encoding mechanosensitive ion channel domain-containing protein, producing the protein MFKHIENPYLHEEIATLVVILVYVILRISIAKIVRRFARLNEVLEHRTNLIIKYINLLLSILALISITIIWGVKKDQILLFISSVFAVVGVASFAQWSILSNITAGIIIFFSYPFKIGDRIKIHDKDFPIEGEIDDIKAFYVVLKTIDGELITYPNNLLMQKGISVIYKPTEEKEFFD; encoded by the coding sequence ATGTTTAAACATATAGAAAATCCATATTTACATGAAGAAATTGCCACATTAGTGGTAATACTTGTATATGTGATTCTTAGAATAAGTATAGCTAAAATTGTAAGACGTTTTGCCCGATTAAATGAAGTTTTAGAGCATAGAACAAATTTAATTATCAAGTACATCAATTTACTACTTAGCATACTTGCTTTAATTTCTATTACTATCATTTGGGGAGTTAAAAAAGACCAAATTTTATTATTTATTTCGTCTGTATTTGCAGTTGTAGGTGTTGCCTCTTTTGCCCAATGGTCAATACTTAGTAATATTACAGCCGGAATTATTATTTTCTTTTCTTATCCATTTAAAATTGGTGATCGAATCAAAATTCATGATAAAGATTTTCCAATTGAAGGAGAAATTGATGATATCAAAGCTTTTTATGTAGTTTTAAAAACTATTGATGGCGAACTCATTACTTACCCAAATAACCTACTAATGCAAAAGGGAATTTCAGTAATTTATAAACCAACAGAAGAAAAAGAATTTTTTGATTAA
- a CDS encoding Maf-like protein yields the protein MLKEKLNTINIILASGSPRRQQFFKEMDLHYTIRLKEIEEIYPEHLKAEEITNFLAELKASAFENELNANDVLVTSDTIVWLNGKALGKPKDYADAFKMLQELSNKTHEVITSVCLKTIEKTEVFHCVTNVTFANLSDEAIAYYLDNYKPFDKAGSYGIQDWIGLIGISNIEGSYTNVVGLPTEMLFQKLLNYV from the coding sequence ATGCTTAAAGAAAAACTAAATACAATCAACATTATTTTAGCTTCGGGTTCGCCAAGAAGACAACAATTCTTTAAAGAAATGGATTTGCATTATACCATTCGTTTAAAAGAAATTGAAGAAATCTATCCCGAGCATTTAAAAGCGGAAGAAATTACCAACTTTCTTGCTGAATTGAAAGCAAGTGCTTTTGAAAACGAATTGAATGCAAATGATGTATTGGTAACTAGTGATACTATTGTTTGGTTAAATGGTAAAGCATTAGGTAAACCAAAAGATTATGCAGATGCTTTTAAAATGCTACAAGAACTTTCAAATAAAACCCATGAAGTAATTACTTCGGTTTGTTTGAAAACAATCGAAAAAACAGAAGTTTTTCATTGTGTTACGAATGTGACTTTTGCGAATTTATCAGATGAAGCCATTGCCTATTATCTAGATAATTACAAACCATTTGACAAAGCCGGAAGTTACGGTATTCAAGATTGGATTGGTTTAATTGGAATTTCAAATATTGAAGGTTCTTATACCAATGTTGTAGGCTTACCTACCGAAATGTTATTTCAAAAATTGCTAAACTATGTTTAA
- a CDS encoding T9SS type A sorting domain-containing protein, with translation MKKLYFLSFLIIGFLGNAQIVNIPDANFKAKLLSASPSNQIASTSSLVYNSMNGTWGVYSYNVIDSNNDGEIQVSEAQAIKWLDVSNSNISNISGIEAFINLEHLSCLSNQLTSINIQNLTNLVQFNCSNNQLTSLNLQSLTNLKSVWCSDNQISNLNLQGLLNLRLLNANNNQLAQINIEDLESLEILFIQNNLLTNFSAHDLTNLNSIICSYNQINSISVQGLLNLEYFRCNSNQLTSLNVDELTKLKELDCDSNFITTLNIENLSKLEYLKCSSNQLLSLFLKNGNESSCTLDFFSNPNLNFICADAEEIDYVQQQCLYSFIPDCNVNDYCSFTPGGTFYEISGNTKLDSNNNGCDASDINYSNLNFSITDGTNAGSLIVNQTGNYNIPVSAGNHTITPNLENPSYFNIFPTSFTVDFPTQTSPFTQDFCVTANGVHHDVEVVLIPTVPARPGFDANYKLIYRNKGNQIENGSISFTFDDTRLDYVLSNPVFNSSAVNNFTWNYTNLQPFETREIGIVFNVNSPMETPAVNIGDQLDFLAQITPFTNDEVQNDNISALKQIVVGSYDPNDKTCLQGETITPSEVGKYVHYLIRFENTGTYPAENIVVKDMIDLNKFDIATLIPLKSSHDFFTRINGNKVEFIFENINLDFNDATNDGYVLFKIKTKPTLVLGDTFTNNANIYFDYNFPITTNTYTTTVAALSSQDFDFGTYFTLYPNPAKDVLNIQAKQGIQLNSIEIYNQLGQIVMAVTNNVNAIDVANLASGTYFVKVNSEKGSANAKFVKE, from the coding sequence ATGAAAAAACTTTACTTTTTGTCCTTTTTGATAATTGGTTTTTTAGGTAATGCTCAAATTGTGAATATACCTGATGCTAATTTTAAAGCGAAGTTGTTGAGTGCGAGCCCGAGTAATCAGATTGCGTCAACAAGTTCATTAGTTTACAATTCGATGAATGGTACTTGGGGTGTTTATAGTTACAATGTTATTGATTCAAATAATGATGGTGAGATACAAGTGAGTGAGGCTCAGGCTATAAAATGGCTAGATGTTTCAAATTCAAATATTTCAAATATTTCAGGAATAGAAGCATTTATTAATTTGGAACATTTATCTTGTTTAAGTAATCAATTAACTTCAATAAACATTCAAAATTTGACTAATTTAGTACAGTTTAATTGTTCTAACAATCAATTAACTTCATTAAATTTACAATCTTTAACTAATCTAAAATCTGTATGGTGTTCTGATAATCAAATTTCAAACTTAAATCTTCAAGGATTACTAAATCTACGATTATTAAACGCAAATAATAACCAATTAGCACAGATTAATATAGAAGATTTAGAAAGTTTGGAAATCCTTTTTATTCAAAATAATTTACTAACGAATTTTAGTGCTCATGATTTAACCAATTTGAACTCTATAATATGTAGTTATAATCAAATTAATTCTATTTCTGTTCAAGGATTGTTAAATTTAGAATATTTTAGATGCAATTCAAATCAATTAACATCATTAAATGTTGATGAATTAACAAAACTTAAAGAATTGGATTGTGATTCAAATTTTATTACAACTTTAAATATTGAAAACTTGTCAAAGTTAGAATATTTAAAATGTAGTTCAAATCAATTACTAAGTTTATTTTTAAAAAATGGAAATGAAAGTTCGTGTACTTTAGATTTTTTTAGTAACCCAAACTTAAATTTTATTTGTGCAGATGCTGAAGAAATTGATTATGTGCAACAACAATGTTTATATTCATTTATTCCTGATTGCAACGTAAACGATTACTGCTCTTTCACACCAGGAGGAACATTCTATGAAATTTCAGGCAATACAAAACTCGATTCAAACAACAATGGTTGTGATGCTTCGGATATCAATTATTCCAATTTAAATTTTTCAATTACTGATGGAACTAATGCTGGTTCTTTAATTGTAAACCAAACAGGAAATTATAATATACCAGTTTCCGCAGGAAATCATACTATAACTCCAAACCTTGAAAACCCTAGCTATTTTAATATTTTCCCAACTAGTTTTACTGTTGATTTTCCAACACAAACAAGTCCGTTTACGCAAGATTTTTGTGTAACAGCTAATGGAGTTCATCATGACGTTGAAGTAGTGTTGATTCCAACAGTTCCAGCTCGTCCAGGTTTTGATGCTAATTATAAACTGATTTATCGTAACAAAGGAAATCAAATTGAAAATGGAAGTATTTCATTTACTTTTGATGATACAAGATTGGATTATGTTTTGTCTAATCCAGTTTTTAATAGTTCAGCAGTAAATAATTTCACATGGAATTATACTAATTTACAACCTTTCGAAACTAGAGAGATTGGAATTGTTTTTAATGTAAATTCTCCAATGGAAACACCCGCAGTTAATATCGGTGATCAATTGGATTTTCTTGCTCAAATTACGCCTTTTACAAATGATGAAGTGCAAAACGATAATATTTCTGCTTTAAAACAAATTGTAGTTGGTTCATACGATCCAAACGACAAAACGTGTTTACAAGGAGAAACAATTACGCCAAGTGAAGTTGGGAAATATGTGCATTATTTAATTCGTTTTGAAAACACGGGTACTTATCCTGCTGAAAATATTGTAGTAAAAGACATGATTGATTTGAATAAGTTTGATATTGCTACTTTAATTCCATTAAAAAGTAGTCATGATTTTTTTACCAGAATTAATGGAAATAAAGTAGAGTTCATTTTTGAAAACATCAATTTAGATTTTAATGATGCAACTAATGATGGTTATGTGTTATTTAAAATTAAAACGAAACCAACTTTAGTTTTAGGTGATACTTTCACTAACAATGCTAACATTTACTTTGATTATAATTTCCCAATTACAACAAATACATATACAACAACAGTTGCTGCTTTAAGCTCTCAAGATTTTGATTTTGGAACTTATTTTACTTTATATCCTAATCCAGCAAAAGACGTTTTAAATATTCAAGCAAAACAAGGTATTCAATTGAATTCAATCGAAATCTATAATCAATTAGGACAAATTGTAATGGCGGTTACTAATAATGTAAATGCAATTGATGTTGCAAATTTAGCTTCAGGAACGTATTTTGTCAAGGTGAACTCTGAAAAGGGTAGTGCTAATGCGAAGTTTGTTAAAGAATAG
- a CDS encoding KdsC family phosphatase — protein MSKSYKELMNQINTFVFDVDGVLTDGTIHVTPTGEMLRNMNIRDGYAMKAAVENGYTVCIISGGSNEGVRVRLRNLGITDIHLGVPNKVETFKEFTDIYNIQPENVLYMGDDIPDYHVMQLVGLPTCPQNAVPEIKGISKYVSHVEGGKGAVRDVIEQVMKVQGKWMEHFDAKFD, from the coding sequence ATGTCAAAAAGTTATAAAGAACTCATGAACCAAATCAACACTTTTGTCTTCGACGTAGATGGAGTGTTAACCGACGGAACTATTCACGTAACACCAACAGGAGAAATGCTTCGTAATATGAACATTAGAGACGGCTATGCTATGAAAGCAGCTGTTGAAAATGGTTATACGGTTTGCATTATTTCTGGAGGAAGTAATGAAGGCGTTCGTGTTCGTTTACGAAATTTAGGAATCACTGATATTCACTTAGGCGTACCAAACAAAGTAGAAACGTTTAAAGAATTCACTGATATTTACAATATTCAACCTGAAAATGTGTTATACATGGGAGATGATATTCCAGATTATCATGTAATGCAATTGGTGGGATTACCAACTTGTCCACAAAACGCAGTTCCCGAAATTAAAGGAATTTCGAAATATGTTTCACATGTTGAAGGTGGAAAAGGTGCTGTTCGTGATGTAATTGAACAAGTTATGAAAGTGCAAGGCAAATGGATGGAACATTTTGATGCAAAATTTGATTAA